The genomic interval GCGCCGATGCGGCCGAAGTAGAGCGACCTCGGTCACTGGAACTCGACCTGCGCGGGATCTAGAACAAGGTTACCCGACCCCGCCGCGACGCAGCTCCTCTTTGTCGGCCGGGAGACTGGTGCTGGCGCTCCTTGTTCTCTGTGGGTATCTTGACTATAATTGTGACTAACGAGTGGCCAAGCGGGCTTACGAGCTGATCTACGACCGAGAGGTGAAGACGCATCTCGAAAGCATAGACCGAAAATTTTATTCGCTGATTCGAGACACCCTCCGGGAGCAGTTGAGCCACGAGCCCATGGTCGAGACGAGAAACCGCAAGCCGATGCGACGACCGAACGCCCTGGGCACGGAATGGGAGCTACGGTTTGGCCCTGAGAACCGTTTTCGAGCTTATTACAGTGTTGACGCGTCTCGACGTGAAGTTCATATCCTGGCGATTGGACACAAGAAGGGAAGCTCGCTGTACATTGGGCGCTCGAGGTTCATGATATGAAGATCGCTCCGCTGGCAGAAGTCAAAGCACGGTTTAGTCGCTACGTGGAGGAGAGCGAGCGCGGACCGATCGTAGTAACGAAGAACGGACGCCCGGTCGCGGTGATCATCTCTCCACCGGACGAGGACGAATTGGAACGCTTGGTGTTGGCTCACACACCACGGTTTCAGCGTCTCATGAAGGCCGCCGAGGAGCGCCTGCGCGAGACCGGCGTGAAACACGACGAGTTTTGGGAGGGCGTGATGGGTGAGGAGCCGAGGCCCGAGACGCCTGCCAAGCGATCTCGGCGGCAGCGGAAGAAAGAGTAGCAGAAGGTCCGTTGACCGCGGCCACGTCTCGTCGCCCAGCACGCACGGGAACCCTAGGTGAGGCCGGCGAGCTGATTACTCCGCCCGCAGCACCACTACCGGGTCGACTC from Vicinamibacteria bacterium carries:
- a CDS encoding type II toxin-antitoxin system Phd/YefM family antitoxin, producing the protein MKIAPLAEVKARFSRYVEESERGPIVVTKNGRPVAVIISPPDEDELERLVLAHTPRFQRLMKAAEERLRETGVKHDEFWEGVMGEEPRPETPAKRSRRQRKKE